From the genome of Primulina eburnea isolate SZY01 chromosome 12, ASM2296580v1, whole genome shotgun sequence, one region includes:
- the LOC140806771 gene encoding BRI1 kinase inhibitor 1-like → MEKQSEIERNTEEESPDESNPLSPTSSPSHEFSFTISLHPQSKALGRNKSRPSFDLSPADKIFFHGHLLPQHYLSNLPIFPRYSIDDSFDSFTLPIDGFSGENNSSSRTYTDQEYISIDHINPSTCQESCSCVLQEEEVLQKQENESSVPQENFFLIVGEFAGKKKQELSRGRRREFSAPASMRNSPTNSGLLVASGTPTPSARDSTMEELQAAIQSAIAHCKKSIAAEETILVK, encoded by the exons ATGGAAAAACAGTCTGAAATCGAAAGAAATACAGAAGAAGAGAGCCCTGATGAATCCAATCCACTGTCACCAACATCCTCTCCCAGCCATGAATTCTCCTTCACAATCTCCCTCCATCCGCAGTCGAAAGCTCTGGGTAGAAACAAATCCAGGCCTTCATTTGACTTATCACCTGCAGATAAAATTTTCTTCCATGGCCATTTACTTCCTCAGCACTATCTCTCTAATCTGCCTATCTTCCCGCGCTACTCCATCGATGATTCATTCGACAGTTTCACGCTCCCAATCGATGGATTTTCCGGAGAAAATAACTCCAGCTCCAGAACTTACACAGACCAAGAATACATCAGCATTGATCATATCAATCCCAGTACTTGCCAAGAAAGTTGCAGCTGTGTCTTGCAAGAAGAAGAGGTACTACAG AAACAGGAGAATGAATCCTCAGTTCCACAGGAAAACTTCTTCCTCATTGTCGGGGAATTTGCGGGTAAGAAAAAACAAGAACTGAGCAGAGGCAGGAGAAGAGAATTCTCAGCACCAGCTTCAATGAGGAATTCTCCTACAAATAGTGGCCTTTTGGTGGCAAGTGGAACTCCCACTCCTTCTGCAAGAGATAGTACCATGGAAGAATTACAGGCTGCAATTCAATCTGCAATTGCTCATTGCAAGAAATCCATTGCTGCAGAAGAAACAATACTTGTCAAATAA
- the LOC140807348 gene encoding PLASMODESMATA CALLOSE-BINDING PROTEIN 1-like has translation MAVYVVCLLLLLPMVTFSDATYCLCNTGVSNTVLQENIDYACGNGADCSAILQNGSCFLPNTIKDHCNYAVNSYYQRKGQTNGSCDFEGSASFSQTPPSNLAAGCVYQSSPSNGSSPAPPFSPGGTPPNGSFAPPGTFVPPSSLDNGTDATLLSRSVATSILACFLVNFLIYGLKWPRI, from the exons ATGGCTGTTTATGTGGTGTGTTTGTTGCTTCTTTTACCCATGGTTACTTTTTCAG ATGCAACTTATTGCCTATGTAATACTGGAGTTAGCAACACAGTTCTTCAGGAAAACATAGATTATGCTTGTGGAAATGGAGCTGATTGTTCAGCAATCCTCCAAAATGGGTCTTGTTTTCTCCCAAACACAATCAAAGATCACTGTAATTATGCAGTGAACAGTTATTATCAGAGAAAAGGGCAAACTAATGGGAGCTGTGATTTTGAAGGCTCTGCCTCATTCTCTCAAACTCCTCCCTCTA ATTTAGCTGCAGGATGTGTGTATCAATCTAGTCCCAG TAATGGAAGCAGCCCAGCTCCACCATTCAGCCCCGGAGGAACACCTCCAAATGGGTCATTCGCCCCACCGGGCACGTTTGTACCTCCAAGCAGTTTGGACAATGGCACTGATGCGACACTATTATCTCGAAGCGTTGCTACATCTATACTTGCATGTttcttggtaaatttcttgatttACGGCTTGAAATGGCCAAGGATTTGA